CGCGGATGGTGGCGTTCACGATCCCGTCCTTGCCCTTCTTGACGGTGCGCGGGTCGATGAACACCGGGTTGCCGGTGCGCGTCTTCCCGATCTCCTGCCATCGCGGCTGCGCGGCGGCGGGGGTGGTGGTGACGAGCGGGGCGAGGAGGGCGAGGAGCGCGAGGCGACGCATGAGGGAGGCGACCGAAGCGGGGAGTGGTGGCTGTGTCCGAAACGTTACGCTGATGGGCGCGCGCACCGGAAGGGTCGGGGAAGGAGGACACCGGAGGGGGAGGGCGGGGAGTTGCACGTCGGCGCCGTCGGTGCGATATACGCAGGCGTCCGCCGTTCGCCCGAAGCGCCGCCGTCCACCATCGCTGGAGCCCGTTCATGACCGTTCCCCCGAGCGCCACCCCGCCCGCGTCCCGCAAGATCGTGATTGCCCGCTACGGCAGCACCGGTGGTGCCAAGCTGGGGCTCGACCAACTCAAGAATGCGGGGACGCGCCTTGGCAACGCGGCGGTCATCGAGCGCGAAGCCGACGGCAAGATCGGCTTCACCGAGACCCAGGACTGGGGGATCGGGAAGAGCGCGGCGATCGGCGCGGTCGCGGCGCTCGTGCTCCCGGGGATCGGCCCGGTGATGGGGGCGCTGGCCGGCGGACTCGCGGCGTATTTCATCGACGCCGGATTCCCCGATGACCTGCTGCGCCAGCTGGGGAGCGGACTCGAGATCGGGACCTCGATGCTCGTCGCCCTGGTGCGCGAGGAAGACCTGTTGCATGCGGAACAGGTCATCGTGACCAGTGGTGGCACGGTGCTGGGGAGCGGCTTCGAGCCGGACCTCGGCGCGGCGCTGGAGCGCATGCGCCCGAACGACGCCAGCTGAGCGGGCGGCCCCCCCGAATGGACAGAGCGCCGGTGCGAGTGGATCGCACCGGCGCTCCTGCTTTCAGGCGCGAGGCGAGGCGTTAGGGAAGTCCCTGCGCGATGCGCAGCTTCACGCGCTCGGCGAACATGGTTTCGAAGGCGCCGGTGCTCCCGCAGGCGACCGGTTCCGTGGAGTTGCCGGCGACGTCCTGCGCGCCGCCGATCATCGCCAGCCGCAACGTGGTGTGCGTCGAGTCCTTCGCGTCGGCAAAGGCGAAGGCGGTGACGTAGACGCGCCAGTTGTCGGCGTTGGAGCCGGTGATCCCCTGCCCGCAGTTGAGCCAGCGGGAGATGGGGCGTCCAGCGAAGCTGCGCATCTTGGCTGTGCTGGTGACGCCGACCATGCCGCGCACCGAGTCGCGCGCGTCGACCTGGAGCTTGAGCTCGGCGAAGACCTGCGACGCGGCGTGAAAGACCAGGCCACGCGGCGAGTCGATCGTCACGGTCGACGCCATGGAGTCGACGTTGACCGGGCCGGGGTGACCGATGATGCCGAGGCGCACGCGCGCGTTCTGCGCGCTGGCGGAGCTGCTGGCGACGGCGAGGGCGAGCGACGCGATCAGGAGGCGCACGGCGGGCATTCCTTGGTGGGCGGTGGACCTTCTCCAATCCAACGGGGCGCATGGGGGTGGCGCAAGAGCGTGAGCGATGCGGGTGGCGGCGCCCCTGTCGGGCGGGCTCGTCGACAGACGGCTCGTCGCCGACTGGCTCGTCGCCGGAACGCTCGCTTCGCGGGTCGGCTCATCGCCCTTCGGCGACGAGGAACCCGCGCTGTTTCAGGAGGTCGAGCAGCCTCGCGATACGTTGCAGCGACTCGCGGTCGTTCTCGTTGATCGGGTGCGGGTCGCGCGACATGCGCGGCGAGCGCATCTCCTCGGGCGACATGGTGAGCATGCGGTTGCGGTCGCGCGCGGTGGCGTCGACTACGAGGACGATGCCGGTGCGGGCGTCGTCGGCGGGCTCGCGGTGCAGGCGCACACGCAGGCGAATCTCGGCCTCTCCCATTCCGCCACGTCGCACGACGAAGGTGCTGGTCACGACGTCGGCGTCGGCGGCTGGCGCCCCGTCGACGGTCATGCGGGCGCTGTCGAGCGCCTCTCGCACGAGCGAGCGTGCGGAGTCGAGTGTCGTGGCCGACATGAGCGTGTACGGCGGCAGCTGCAACCGCGGCCGGCTCGTCGCGCAGCCGACGGTCGCGGCCAGGGCGAGGACGAAGGCCGGGATGGTGGTGCTGGTGGCGCGCGTCATTCCTCGCCCGCGAACCGACGCAGCATCACCCAATCGTTCTGCACGTCGGTGCCCACGACGAACGGCTTGGTCCCGGCCTGGACGAAGCCGCACTTGGCGTAGAAGGCCTGCGCGCGCGGGTTGTGTTCCCACACGCTCAGCCAGAGGGCGCTCGCGCCTCGAGCGCGCGCGGCGTCGGCGACCGCCTCCATGAGCGCCTGGGCCACGCCACGACCATGCCATGGGGTGTCCACATAGAATCGCCAGAGCTCGAATGGGGCGAGGTGCGCCACGCACGCTGGTGCCTCGCCCACGCGGATCTGCGCATAGCCGGCGAGGGAGTCATCGACCTCCGCCAGCAGGACGTCGACATCGGGATCGGCGATCTCGGCCCCTTGCTGTGCCTCGCTGTAGCTTTTCGTCAGGTGCAACGCGAGGTCCTCGGGGGAGTTCGAGTCGCCGAACGCCGCGGCGAAGGTGCGCGCCGCGATGTCAGCGAGCGCGCGTGCGTCGTGTGCGGTCGCTCGCCGCACGCGGACGGTGGGGCGGGGGGCGTCGGCGTTCATGTTGCTCCCAGTCGTTGGCGCACGAGTTCGAGGATGCGGTTCTCGATCGCCCCGGTACTCTCGCAGGCGATGGGATCGCCGAGCGGGCCGCTGAACGCCTGCGCACCGGCGGCGACCGCGACACGTACGCGTGAACCCCCGCCGCTGGCGGCGGCGACCCCGGCGAGGATCGCCATGTGAACGCGATAGGCGTTGGCGGTCGCGCCCGTGTGGCCGATGCCGCAGTCGACCCAGGTGGACATCTGCTTGCCGGCGAAACGTCGGGTGTGCTTGAGCCCGAGATTGCCCACCAGCCCCGCGGCCGAGTCACGCACGGCCACCTCGACCCCGAGTGAATCGAGGGCGAATCGCAGCGCGGTGAAGACGGCCCCGGGAGGGGCGTTGACGGCGACCGCGGTTCCCACGGTGTCCAGACGAACAACACCGCGAAAGCCGGGGAGCATGACGGTGGCATTGAGCGCCTGCGCGCGGGCAGGCGAGGCGGCGCCGGCGATGGCGAGGAGGAGCGCGGCGAGCGGTGTCAGGAGACGTCGCGGAGCCATGGCGAGAGTCGAGGTCGAAGAGCCGGGTACCAGCTGCTGCACTGATACCCGGCGAGGCGCCAACGTGCCCGCGTGCCGGGCCGCCTACTTGAAGCGCATTCCGTTGGGCGCAATGTAGCCCTTCCCGGGAGTCGGGGCGGGCTTGGGCGGTGGTGCCCCTCGCCCACGATCCCCAGACCCCTTGGCCGGCGGGGAACCCGTACGCTCGGCGCGTGCGGTCCGCTCGACCGCGGCGGGCCGTTCTCCGGTGGCGGCCGGACGCGAGTCGCTGCGCATGGTGAGGGCGATGCGACCACGGGCGAGGTCGACCGACTGCACGGTGACCTTCACCTTCTGCCCCACCTTCACCACGTCGTTGGGGTCCTTGACGTAGCGATCGGCCAACTGGCTCACGTGCACGAGGCCGTCCTGGTGGACGCCGATGTCGACGAAACAGCCGAAGGCGACGATGTTGGTGACGACTCCTTCCAGGACCATGCCGGCGGAGAGGTCCGCGGGCTTCTGGATGTCATCCCGGAAGGCGGGGGGCTCGAACGCCTGACGAGGGTCACGTCCGGGCTTGCGCAGTTCATCCACGATGTCGCGCAGCGTGGGGAGTCCCACGTCGCCGGAGACGTAGCGCGAGAGTTCGACGGTGCCGAGCAGCGCATCGTTGCCGATGAGCGAGGCGACGTCGGCCCCCAGGTCGCTGGCCATGCGTTCGACCAGGGCGTATCGCTCGGGGTGAACGGCGCTGGCGTCGAGCGGGTGTTGGCCGCCGCGCACGCGCAGGAAGCCGGCGGCCTGCTCGAAGGCCTTGGCGCCGAGGCGCGGCACCTCGCGCAGTTCGGCGCGCGACTTGAGTCCGCCGCGCTGGTCGCGCACGGCGACAATGGACTGGGCAAGCGAGGGACCGATCCCCGAGACATAGGCCAGCAGGGCAGCGGAGGCCGTGTTGACCTCGACGCCGACGCGGTTCACGCACGAGGCGACGATCTCGTCGAGGCGTGACTTGAGGCGCGGCTGGTTGACGTCGTGCTGGTATTGCCCAACGCCGATCGACTTGGGGTCGATCTTGACCAGCTCGGCGAGCGGATCTTGCAGCCGGCGGGCGATGGAGACGGCGCCGCGCAGCGAAACGTCGAGTTCGGGGAACTCGCTGCGGGCGAGGTCGGAGGCGGAGTAGACCGATGCGCCGGCCTCGTTGACCACGACGACCTGCGGGCGCGGTGCATCGAGCTCGCGCAGCGCCGCCTTGACCAGCGTCTCGGTCTCGCGGCTCGCCGTCCCGTTGCCGATGGCGATGAGCTCCGGGGTAAAGCGGGTCGCCATCGCGCGAATGGCGCCGGCGAAGCGGTCTTCCTGGTGGAGATAGAGCGTGTCGGTGTGGACGAGGGCACTGGTGGCGGTGACGACGGCGACCTTGACCCCGGTGCGGAAGCCCGGGTCGAGGCCGATCACGCGTCGCTCGCCGGCCGGCGGGGCGAGGAGAAGTTGCTCGAGGTTGCGACCGAAGATCGTGATCGCCTCGTCGTCGGCGCGCGACTTGAGCTCCAGGCGCAGCTCGACCTCGATGGCGGTCGCGAGGATGCGCTTGTAGGCATCCGTGGCCGCGAGTGTGAGCTGCTGCGCGGCGCGGCGTCCCTCGAGGATCTCGCGGGTGAGGCGTGTGATGATCGCCTCGACCGGGGCCTCGATGCGCCACATGAGCTCTTCTTCCGCCTCGCCGCGACGAATGGCGAGCATGCGATGCGACGGGATCGTCCCTAACGACTCGCTGAACTCGAAGTAGTCCTTGAACTTGGAGGCGTCGCTGGCCTTGCCCGGGAGTACGGTGCTCTTCACGATCCCCTGCGCACGCGTCATCTCGCGCACCCAGCCGCGCACGGTGGCGTCTTCGGCCACCTGCTCGGCGATGATGTCGCGCGCGCCCAGGAGCGCCGCGTCGACCGTGGGCACCTCGAGCGTCTCGTTGACGAACGCGGCGGCGGCCTCGAGCGCCTCGGCGTCGTTGAGTGCGCCGCTCCATAGCTGCTCGGCGAGCGGGGCGAGGCCGCGCTCGCGGGCGATCATCGCGCGCGTGCGACGCTTGGGCTTGAAGGGGAGGTAGAGGTCCTCGAGCGCCTGCTTGGTGTCGGCGGCGTTGAGCTGTGCACGCAGCGCGTCGTCGAGCTTGCCCTGCTCGTCGATGCTCTTGATGATGGCGGCGCGCCGCTCTTCCATCTCGGCCAGGTAGTCGGCGCGGTCGCGGACGTCGCGGAGCTGGACTTCGTCGAGCCCGCCGGTGACTTCCTTGCGATAGCGGGCAATGAAGGGGAGGGTGTTCCCCTCGTCGAAGAGGCCCAGGGTGCGCTCGACCTGTCCCGTGGCGAGGGACAGCTCCTTGGCAACGCGGGCGATGATGCTGGGAGATGAGGCGGTCGTGGTTGTGTCGGACATGCGGCGAGGATCGCGAACCGAAAGGACCGATGGCGGCGGGACACGCGACCGGTGTGGAGCGGGCAAGCTGAACGCGTCGCGCGTGCGGGGCAACGGCTTGACATCGTGGCCACGTGTCGCTGCCGTGCGGCGGGACGGCGGCGGTCACGCGTGCGGTTCGTGGTGCGACGGGCATGCGGAACGCGCCCGATTGACGTCCGGGGGTTGACCATACAGTTTAACCACATGGTTAAACCAACTGGTTCAACACGCCCGGCCCGTGCCGCGGCCCGCCGCACGGGAAAGGGCGCGGGCACAGGCGCCCGAACGAGCGCTCGGCCGGGCGCTGGCAAGGGCGCGGAGAAGCCCAAGGCGAGCCCGACGCGCGCGCGATCGAAGGGCGCCGCCGCTGCGGCCGTCCCCTCCGCCCCGTCCGCCACACCCGCGCGCCCCGCCGATGATCAGGCGAGCCGCGAGCGCATCCTGGCCGCCGCGCACCGCGTCTTCATCCGGCAGGGGACCGCCAAGGCGCGCACGCAGGAGATCGCCGACGAGGCCGGGGTCAACAAGGCGCTCGTGCACTACTACTTCGGGACCAAGGAGGCGCTCGCCGACGCGGTCTTTCGCAACGCCGCCTCGCAGTTCATGCCGCGCATCTTCGGGATCCTCGCCTCCGACACGCTCTCGATCGAGGACAAGGTGCGCGCCGTGGTGCGCGAGCAGGTCGAGTTCCACCTGGCCCGCCCGTACCTCGCCGGCTACGTGATCAGTGAGGCGCACGCCGCACCGGAGCGTGTGCGCGCCGTGATGAGCGGGGCGACCGGCGGGGCGCCACTCGGCGTCTTGCGTCGGCAGCTCGCGGCGGCCGCGGCGGCCGGCGACATCCGCCGGATCTCCGCCGAGCACTTCGTGGTGAGCCTCGTGGGGCTCCTCGTCTTTCCGTTCATCGCGCGTCCCCTCTTGCCGGTCCTCATC
The window above is part of the Gemmatimonadota bacterium genome. Proteins encoded here:
- a CDS encoding RNA-binding transcriptional accessory protein, which codes for MSDTTTTASSPSIIARVAKELSLATGQVERTLGLFDEGNTLPFIARYRKEVTGGLDEVQLRDVRDRADYLAEMEERRAAIIKSIDEQGKLDDALRAQLNAADTKQALEDLYLPFKPKRRTRAMIARERGLAPLAEQLWSGALNDAEALEAAAAFVNETLEVPTVDAALLGARDIIAEQVAEDATVRGWVREMTRAQGIVKSTVLPGKASDASKFKDYFEFSESLGTIPSHRMLAIRRGEAEEELMWRIEAPVEAIITRLTREILEGRRAAQQLTLAATDAYKRILATAIEVELRLELKSRADDEAITIFGRNLEQLLLAPPAGERRVIGLDPGFRTGVKVAVVTATSALVHTDTLYLHQEDRFAGAIRAMATRFTPELIAIGNGTASRETETLVKAALRELDAPRPQVVVVNEAGASVYSASDLARSEFPELDVSLRGAVSIARRLQDPLAELVKIDPKSIGVGQYQHDVNQPRLKSRLDEIVASCVNRVGVEVNTASAALLAYVSGIGPSLAQSIVAVRDQRGGLKSRAELREVPRLGAKAFEQAAGFLRVRGGQHPLDASAVHPERYALVERMASDLGADVASLIGNDALLGTVELSRYVSGDVGLPTLRDIVDELRKPGRDPRQAFEPPAFRDDIQKPADLSAGMVLEGVVTNIVAFGCFVDIGVHQDGLVHVSQLADRYVKDPNDVVKVGQKVKVTVQSVDLARGRIALTMRSDSRPAATGERPAAVERTARAERTGSPPAKGSGDRGRGAPPPKPAPTPGKGYIAPNGMRFK
- a CDS encoding DUF1269 domain-containing protein, whose translation is MTVPPSATPPASRKIVIARYGSTGGAKLGLDQLKNAGTRLGNAAVIEREADGKIGFTETQDWGIGKSAAIGAVAALVLPGIGPVMGALAGGLAAYFIDAGFPDDLLRQLGSGLEIGTSMLVALVREEDLLHAEQVIVTSGGTVLGSGFEPDLGAALERMRPNDAS
- a CDS encoding GNAT family N-acetyltransferase; this encodes MNADAPRPTVRVRRATAHDARALADIAARTFAAAFGDSNSPEDLALHLTKSYSEAQQGAEIADPDVDVLLAEVDDSLAGYAQIRVGEAPACVAHLAPFELWRFYVDTPWHGRGVAQALMEAVADAARARGASALWLSVWEHNPRAQAFYAKCGFVQAGTKPFVVGTDVQNDWVMLRRFAGEE
- a CDS encoding TetR/AcrR family transcriptional regulator, with protein sequence MVKPTGSTRPARAAARRTGKGAGTGARTSARPGAGKGAEKPKASPTRARSKGAAAAAVPSAPSATPARPADDQASRERILAAAHRVFIRQGTAKARTQEIADEAGVNKALVHYYFGTKEALADAVFRNAASQFMPRIFGILASDTLSIEDKVRAVVREQVEFHLARPYLAGYVISEAHAAPERVRAVMSGATGGAPLGVLRRQLAAAAAAGDIRRISAEHFVVSLVGLLVFPFIARPLLPVLIGIDDDRFPAFVEARKRELPDFFLAGLRP